The Pseudanabaena sp. ABRG5-3 genome includes the window TGCTCAAGGGATGGGCGCAAGTACTGACCAATGGTGAGCGAACTGCAGCCCACTGTATATAAATCCTGCATTGCCTCGGTTAGCTCCTCCACCGTTTCCCCATGCCCCACCATCAAGCCCGACTTGGTAATAATGCGGGGATCAAGTTCTTTGACTATTTGTAAAACAGAAAGCGATCGCTCATATTTTGCACCCCGTCGTACTTTACCCTGCAAACGTCGCACTGTCTCGATATTGTGGTTATAGCAAACAGGCTCCGCCGCAACCACAGTCTCAATGCAATGGCGATCGCCCCGAAAGTCTGGCGTTAATACTTCAATTTTCGCATTTGGACGCGATCGGCGAATTGCCTGCATGGCTTCTACAAAGCAACTAGCTCCCTGATCCGCTAAATCATCCCGTGCCACTGAAGTCAGTACCACATAATCTAGACCTAATAATTCCACCGCTTCGGAAACCTTGTTAGCTTCCTCAGGATCAAGGGGCATGGGCTGATGTCCCTTATCAACTTGGCAAAAGCCACAGGCTCGGGTACAGGTTGGCCCCATTAACAAAAAAGTTGCCGTCTTCTGGGAATAGCACTCCGCCCGATTGGGACAGCGCCCCTCCTCACAAATGGTATGAATCCCGCGTTGTTTAATAATTTTCTGGACTTCGGAGATTTCACTAGCATTACCGATTTTGGGGCGTAACCAACTAGGTAAACGTAATTCTTCTTGCGCGGGCATATGGTTTGAGTTTTACAAAGTAGTCATAAATTTGGCAGAAAAAGTCAGATAAAACCTGATAAAGCCCTTTACAGATGTGACTCTATTGACTAGCATATTGCACTGACACATTTTATCGTCAGTCCAGCACGAGGACTAGTAGAGAATTTTGGAGGGATCGTGTTCGATCTATTAACCAATATTCTAATTTGGATTATTGCAATCCCAGTTTTTCTAATTC containing:
- the lipA gene encoding lipoyl synthase, with amino-acid sequence MPAQEELRLPSWLRPKIGNASEISEVQKIIKQRGIHTICEEGRCPNRAECYSQKTATFLLMGPTCTRACGFCQVDKGHQPMPLDPEEANKVSEAVELLGLDYVVLTSVARDDLADQGASCFVEAMQAIRRSRPNAKIEVLTPDFRGDRHCIETVVAAEPVCYNHNIETVRRLQGKVRRGAKYERSLSVLQIVKELDPRIITKSGLMVGHGETVEELTEAMQDLYTVGCSSLTIGQYLRPSLEHLPVQKYWTPEEFDQLGAIARQIGFTHVRSGALVRSSYHASQTS